A DNA window from Ostrea edulis chromosome 5, xbOstEdul1.1, whole genome shotgun sequence contains the following coding sequences:
- the LOC125651959 gene encoding uncharacterized protein LOC125651959 isoform X2, protein MGNQGSKKLGKSCGKFEMENDEDILQRLRDADDKEIDSYDKLMAWLFEMAANEENCDTDKSTQIDEIKKACEHARERRAAWRQHSASCDSHNSAETSQMSRSGKSEDFVDIKSRLSVPICSRQTTFSDEDDAASSDGKYRLTVPVLSRQTTSSDEEEGAPYERKRRLFFPLSSRQTTFSDDDQTDGNELNPDNISEHTILVPSRENTKSLEPREALRRRRKNFRMSGKHPIFSASVGQLQDNSVRQLHDNNVPLNPSLSRKSASIAVMRHPTFDREQNIESQVSEDYEKVLDDKLLDRNIKDILLSVEVLFNDK, encoded by the exons ATGGGAAATCAAGGAAGCAAAAAATTAGGTAAATCATGCGGAAAATTCGAAATGGAGAACGACGAAG ATATTCTACAAAGATTACGAGACGCTGATGACAAAGAGATTGATTCCTATGACAAGTTGATGGCGTGGCTTTTTGAAATGGCTGCAAATGAAGAAAATTGTGATACCGATAAATCAACGCAAATTGATGAAATTAAGAAAGCATGTGAACATGCGAGAGAGAGGAGGGCGGCGTGGAGACAGCATTCGGCGTCATGCGATTCTCACAATAGTGCAGAAACTTCTCAGATGAGTCGTTCGGGAAAATCGGAAGACTTTGTTGACATCAAATCACGACTAAGCGTTCCAATTTGTAGCCGACAGACAACCTTTAGTGACGAAGACGATGCAGCATCAAGTGATGGAAAATACAGATTGACAGTCCCAGTGTTGAGCAGGCAGACGACATCAAGCGACGAAGAAGAGGGTGCTCCTTATGAAAGAAAACGACGGCTTTTCTTCCCTTTATCAAGTCGACAAACTACTTTCAGTGACGATGACCAAACAGATGGAAACGAATTGAACCCAGATAACATTTCAGAACACACAATTTTAGTGCCATCAAGAGAAAACACAAAATCCTTAGAACCAAGGGAGGCACTAAGGCGACGGCGAAAAAACTTCCGCATGTCAGGAAAGCATCCCATTTTCAGTGCAAGTGTAGGCCAGCTTCAAGACAACAGCGTACGACAGCTTCACGACAACAACGTCCCTCTAAATCCCAGCCTCTCTCGAAAATCTGCAAGTATTGCTGTTATGAGGCATCCGACCTTCGACAGAGAACAAAACATAGAATCGCAGGTATCTGAAGATTACGAAAAAGTGCTAGACGACAAACTGCTTGATCGAAATATAAAAGATATTCTACTATCCGTCGAGGTCTTGTTTAACGACAAATGA
- the LOC125651959 gene encoding uncharacterized protein LOC125651959 isoform X1 → MGNQGSKKLGKSCGKFEMENDEVDILQRLRDADDKEIDSYDKLMAWLFEMAANEENCDTDKSTQIDEIKKACEHARERRAAWRQHSASCDSHNSAETSQMSRSGKSEDFVDIKSRLSVPICSRQTTFSDEDDAASSDGKYRLTVPVLSRQTTSSDEEEGAPYERKRRLFFPLSSRQTTFSDDDQTDGNELNPDNISEHTILVPSRENTKSLEPREALRRRRKNFRMSGKHPIFSASVGQLQDNSVRQLHDNNVPLNPSLSRKSASIAVMRHPTFDREQNIESQVSEDYEKVLDDKLLDRNIKDILLSVEVLFNDK, encoded by the exons ATGGGAAATCAAGGAAGCAAAAAATTAGGTAAATCATGCGGAAAATTCGAAATGGAGAACGACGAAG TAGATATTCTACAAAGATTACGAGACGCTGATGACAAAGAGATTGATTCCTATGACAAGTTGATGGCGTGGCTTTTTGAAATGGCTGCAAATGAAGAAAATTGTGATACCGATAAATCAACGCAAATTGATGAAATTAAGAAAGCATGTGAACATGCGAGAGAGAGGAGGGCGGCGTGGAGACAGCATTCGGCGTCATGCGATTCTCACAATAGTGCAGAAACTTCTCAGATGAGTCGTTCGGGAAAATCGGAAGACTTTGTTGACATCAAATCACGACTAAGCGTTCCAATTTGTAGCCGACAGACAACCTTTAGTGACGAAGACGATGCAGCATCAAGTGATGGAAAATACAGATTGACAGTCCCAGTGTTGAGCAGGCAGACGACATCAAGCGACGAAGAAGAGGGTGCTCCTTATGAAAGAAAACGACGGCTTTTCTTCCCTTTATCAAGTCGACAAACTACTTTCAGTGACGATGACCAAACAGATGGAAACGAATTGAACCCAGATAACATTTCAGAACACACAATTTTAGTGCCATCAAGAGAAAACACAAAATCCTTAGAACCAAGGGAGGCACTAAGGCGACGGCGAAAAAACTTCCGCATGTCAGGAAAGCATCCCATTTTCAGTGCAAGTGTAGGCCAGCTTCAAGACAACAGCGTACGACAGCTTCACGACAACAACGTCCCTCTAAATCCCAGCCTCTCTCGAAAATCTGCAAGTATTGCTGTTATGAGGCATCCGACCTTCGACAGAGAACAAAACATAGAATCGCAGGTATCTGAAGATTACGAAAAAGTGCTAGACGACAAACTGCTTGATCGAAATATAAAAGATATTCTACTATCCGTCGAGGTCTTGTTTAACGACAAATGA